The following are encoded in a window of Strix aluco isolate bStrAlu1 chromosome 15, bStrAlu1.hap1, whole genome shotgun sequence genomic DNA:
- the B9D1 gene encoding B9 domain-containing protein 1, which yields MATGQAAPGAMAAAGSPSVFLLAVNGQIESGQFPGFDDLYCKFCFVYGQDWVPTAGLEEGISQITSKSEVAPTTLVWNFPIDITFKSTNPSGWPQIVVSVYGPDFFGNDVVRGYGAVHVPFTPGRHTRTIAMFVPESTSRLQKFTSWFTGRRPEFTDPKVVAQGEGREVTRVRSQGFVTISFNVVTKDMKKLGYDVSPSDMQNPSLVPVTEGIHKY from the exons ATGGCAACGGGGCAGGCCGCGCCCGGCGCCATGGCGGCCGCCGGCAGCCCCAGCGTCTTCCTGCTGGCGGTCAACGGGCAGATCGAGAGCGGGCAG TTCCCCGGATTTGACGATCTGTACTGCAAGTTCTGCTTCGTCTACGGCCAGGACTGGGTTCCCACCGCG GGCCTGGAGGAGGGCATCTCCCAGATCACCTCCAAGAGCGAGGTCGCACCCACCACACTCGTCTGGAACTTCCCCATCGACATTACCTTCAAGAGTACCAACCCGTCCGGCT GGCCGCAGATTGTCGTGAGCGTCTACGGACCTGACTTCTTTGGAAACGATGTGGTCAGAGGTTATGGAGCTGTTCACGTTCCCTTCACACCCGGAAG GCATACAAGAACCATTGCTATGTTTGTTCCAGAGTCCACATCTAGGCTGCAGAAGTTTACAAG TTGGTTCACAGGGAGACGTCCGGAATTTACTGACCCCAAAGTGGTGGcacagggagagggaagagaag TAACGAGGGTACGATCTCAAGGCTTTGTGACCATCTCCTTCAACGTAGTGACCAAAGATATGAAGAAGTTGGGCTACGACGTGAGCCCGAGCGACATGCAGAACCCTTCTCTGGTGCCTGTTACGGAAGGGATTCATAAGTATTGA